In Candidatus Contubernalis alkalaceticus, the genomic window TTTGATTTTAATAATTAGTTTTAAGGGCAAAGGGATAAGACAGGAGAGCCTACCTTGTCTTATTGGTTTTATATGTATAAAAAACCTAAGGCCTTTAGTAAAGGGCTATTGCAATTTGTGTAAAAATTTGATACATATAGATGTGTAAATAGTTGAAAAAAACTTAACGCTTAACGAAAGGATGTTTTTTTATATGGATTTTTATTTTAGAGATAGTATGCACCGAAAATTTTTTGGAGATTTTTTAAAGGTTTTAAATTTGGAAAGTACAGAGAAAAAATTATTTTCTGCTCTGTACCTGATCTGTGGAAGCAGAGAATTTGAATTATTAGGTCGATATATTGATACCGGTAGAAGGATTATTCATTTGGAAATCTTTATCGATTCAGAAGAATTTTTAAATATGGATTATCCGGATCAGGAGTTATCACGTCTAGCCGGGGCCCTTTATGCTGGGTTGGAATGTGATGTTAATGATTGTTTTAGTCAGTTTAAAGGCCCTGAATTAAAAATTGCCCTTACTGCACTTGAGCTGAGATATCAAAAGGAAAATACAATAACTGACTGAAAGGATAGACATGGCAGCACTAAATATTTGCGGTATAACAAAATATTATGGAAGCAGCCTGGTTATAAAGGATATTAATCTGGAAATCAGTGAAAATGAAAAAGTGGGGTTGATTGGCCCAAACGGTGCCGGGAAAACTACTTTGTTCAAAATAATTACCGGTGAAGAAGAACACGATGAAGGATATTATGTTTATGGTAAGGATATCTCTGTAGGCTATTTAAGGCAGACCAATGAGCTTACCCAGAAAATCACTCTTTATGAACAATTAAAGAGTTCCTTAAAACACCTTTACTGTCTTAAGGAAGAGTTGGTTCAGCTGGAACAAGAGATGCAGCGGGAGGAGATAAAGAATAACCCGCAGTCATTGGACAGAGTTATGGAACGTTATTCACGTCAAGTAAATATTTTTGAAAATCAGGGCGGGTATACCATGGAGAATCGGATCCGGCAGGTGGCCAGTGGACTGGGGTTCACTCCGGAGGATCTAGAAAGACCGGTAATAAGTTTTAGCGGTGGAGAAAAAACTTCTCTTTATTTGGCATCACTGCTTTTAGAACGTCACGACCTGCTTTTATTGGATGAACCTACCAACTATCTGGATTCCAGGGCTATGGAGTGGTTGGAGGATTACTTAAAAAGTTGGCCGGGAGCTCTTCTGGTAATTTCTCATGATCGTTATTTTTTGGACCGTGTGGTAAACCATATAGCAGCTTTAGAAAGCCGCTCTTTAAAAAGGTACAAGGGAAATTACTCAGAATACAAAAAACAATATGAGGTAGAAGGCCTCAGCCTGCAGAGAACATTAAAAAAACAACACTCTTTGATAAAGAAGGAAGAAGCCTTAATCAGAACCTCTGGTGCAGGGGAGAGGGACAAACGTCAGGCCAGGAGCCGGGAGAAGAGATTGCAAAGGTTAGAAAAAGTGGATCAGGGGCCTCGGGAAAAGAGTATATCTCTATCATTTGAATTTAGCGGTCGGGCAGGTCAGGAAG contains:
- a CDS encoding ABC-F family ATP-binding cassette domain-containing protein; this encodes MAALNICGITKYYGSSLVIKDINLEISENEKVGLIGPNGAGKTTLFKIITGEEEHDEGYYVYGKDISVGYLRQTNELTQKITLYEQLKSSLKHLYCLKEELVQLEQEMQREEIKNNPQSLDRVMERYSRQVNIFENQGGYTMENRIRQVASGLGFTPEDLERPVISFSGGEKTSLYLASLLLERHDLLLLDEPTNYLDSRAMEWLEDYLKSWPGALLVISHDRYFLDRVVNHIAALESRSLKRYKGNYSEYKKQYEVEGLSLQRTLKKQHSLIKKEEALIRTSGAGERDKRQARSREKRLQRLEKVDQGPREKSISLSFEFSGRAGQEVVVFQEVAKVFDGTALFKGASFTLKWGDKAALIGPNGSGKTTLLKMITGTLEPSRGQVKIGPSVKISYFDQEQAQLNPAKTLLEDIMDYYDSFTLTEARSYLGRYLFKGDEVFKKIGDLSGGEKSRLVLARTALSQGNFLILDEPTNHLDIKGMTELEQALTLYQGTLLVVSHDRYFIDGLADKILEIENGKVGLYPFGYQEYLEHKSRVKEANKVSGSKKSETNREARLREREQREEMLARRREKRALESRINELEDIIEAAENRALQLEEKMADPDIYDNFDEVRKVNEEHRRLKEKLENYYHQWEKITVMIEKNP